The genomic stretch GGCGCTACTCACTTATTGGAAATCTGAAATCTCATGATTATTTTGTTTCTTGGTGAGTTGTGAAATAATGCTTGGAAAATAAACCTCATCCCATACTGCAGTAGGATCCTATACACAAACAGAAGCATTCTGTATTTGGTTGGAAGCAGCATCAACTGATTCTGGCGCAGTTCTTGTCTTGAAGTGCCCTTCTCATGTTTTAGGTAGCAGCGATGGATCAGAGACTTGGCTGGCAGCGGAGCGCAGCAGGCCTAGAGCCTGCTCTCGGACAACAGGgctgaggagctgcagaggtGTGAGGAGTTTCCCGAGGACACTCCACCCTCCTGGCTTTCCTCAGCATCCtctcagctgttttttttcGCAGTCATCCTCGTCATCCAGGCTGTCAGCGTGCAACAAAATCTGGAACTGAGCTTTGCTGAAATTGAAGAGGTCGCTCTATTCACATCTGAttgcagcctcctcctccagcgccCCTGAACATAGTTTTATGTCCTCCTGAATCTGGACCATGAGGAACACCAGATCGAGCCTGCTGCTGGGCTGCATGCTCCTCTGCTCCGCCTCTCTGATCTACCTGGGCATGAGCGGGATAGATTGCCCTCCAAAAAGCCATCGGTACCGGTGGATGGAGCTCAACATgggctcagccaatcagagcttaTCCCTGAATGAGCATTTCCCTGAAGACACGCCCCTCATCTTCATCGGAGGCTTTCCCCGGAGCGGCACCACGCTGATGCGCGTCATGCTGGATGCCCACAATGCTGTTCGGTGCGGGGAAGAGACCCGAGTGATCCCCCGCCTCTTGGCCATGCGCGCCACCTGGAGCCGCTCAGTGAAGGAGAGGATACGACTGGATGAGGCCGGCGTCACCGACCAGGTCTTGGACTCAGCCGTGAGAGCGTTCCTGCTAGAGGTGAGCTGGTCGGTGCCGCTGCTCCGGTTAatctgcgtgtttgtgtgtggaaagACTGTTTCAGCTTTCAGATgatgtgtttgcatgcacaGGGTTATTAAAAGCTATTGCACATATTTAAACGTAGATAATAAGCAGAATATGCTACATGTTAGAAACAAATTGTCTTTATTATCtgttattttattgattaatcaatcaattatttgTGACTGCCTGTCACAGGTatgtctgaccaacagtccataaccacaaaatatttaatttacttgCATATATCACAAAACatcctcacatttaagaagctggagaCAGCAAATGTTTGGCATTCTTACTAGAACAATGACTGaaattaataatataacatttttaaatacggTCCATCAACTGATCTGTATGCAAGTTAACATTTTACTTCTAAACCACATGTATCCTAATTTTTGCTTAACTGCCTGTAGCCATTTAAAGAAAGTGTAAAGGTCTGTTTGACAAGAAAGTGCTAAGTAATATGTAATACTTGATAGCGATTATCAAAGGAATCGTTATGTGCTCGGTCGCTTTCTTGCTGATAGGTCAACACCACTCTAATGTAAATGGTGAATTTAAAGCTACAAACAGCAGCCACTTATGTTATCTGACACTCTGTGATTAACACATTATAAGTGTTAAAACAGGAGATTACAAGCCAGATTATTTATCCACACATTGAGGTTTTTACACTCTGGCTGCTGGCTGGGAGCGGggcatctaactctcagcaagaaagcaaataaacgTATTTCCTGACACGACAAAGTATAGCTTTTGACAAGGtcatttgtgtaaatgtcacACTGTCTTTGGTAATAACTGTCTGTTTTGGGGTAACATACTCCTATTTCTCTTCAATGGGATTAAAGTGCTCATCTCTTTTATTGTAAatgacatatacagtatatgtatattttaggAAGGGTTTGCATGTAGCAGCTGTGGTATTCCTTGTTGTAACATTCACtcaatgtgtttcaggtgatAGTCGGCCACGGGGAGCCTGCACCTCGCCTTTGTAACAAGGACCCGTTCGCCTTGAAGTCTCTCTCATATCTGTCACGCATCTTCCCGAAAGCCAAATTTGTGCTCATGCTACGAGACGGACGGGCAACCGTCCACTCCATGATATCACGCAAGGTATGCTGGGTTTCTTTCTCTTATCGGGGATGCGGGCTGACAAACTTCCTCACAGGCTCGTGTTCCCAAACATCCACTTGTTTGTGTTCGCTCTCCGTCGTGATCGGCCTCTCGCGTTTATCTTATCGCTCTGCCTCCATTCACAGGTGACCATCTCCGGCTTTGACCTGACCAGCTACAGGGACTGCCTGACTAAGTGGAGCAGCGCGGTGGAGACCATGTTCAGCCAGTGCCAGGCCGCCGGGGAGTCCAGATGTCTGCCCGTCCGCTACGAGCAGCTCGTCCTCCACGcagaggaggaaatgaggaagTTGCTTCATTTCCTGGAGCTGCAGTGGGACCCATCAGTGCTGCACCATGAAGAGCTGATTGGAAAGGCTGGTGGCGTGTCTCTGTccaagtaagtgtgtgtgtgtgtgtgtgtgtcaagtggTCTActttatttatctatattttttaatgttaagATTAAACACCTTCCATTGATTTTATATTTTGGCCAGTATTTTCTTAATGTCTTTATTATCTCCTTGCCATTCGTCTCGTGTTAAGTGACAGGATGTGGATGAAAGAGATGCGACACAGGTCCTATAAACCCGTATAGAGTGATCAAGAGGAAAATCTATTTTTACTCGCCCTGTCCAATCTGTGCAGGGTCAGTGGAATCACACATTGTGTCTCCCTACGTTTCCAAAAACAATTTCCAGAGTTGACGACGCTCACACGAGGTGCACCACTAGTCTATGTTGTACCTTCATGTATATAATcctttaaaatactttaaattacACCATTTAAACAGGATTGTAGCCAATAATTTAGAATTAGTGTTAAGATTACTAACAATTATATTGAGATGAATTTTGGGAACCTCTTTATGCTGCATCAAATCCGTCTCCACATAGATTATTGTATTGGAAAACACAAAATCCAAATATTTCATATCGATATATTTAATGCCTAAAAACTCTGAAGATGCATCTTAAGTATCCATACAAACACAACATGTGCGATAATTCATTAGAGGCTGTTCAATTCAGCTTGTTTCATTAAACCAAATCCCAGAAATATCATAGAGAACATTAACCTAGCTGACCCGCACCATCAAGGTCCATCATGAGCGATTATTTAACTAtattatttagctttttccTCCACTGAATTCACTGCAGCTCAAAGCGAGAGGTagatatgaacacacacacgtcatctATTTGAATCCACTGATCCACCAGGACCCACAAGTTCAGCCAGAGGTTTCATCTTTAGCAGCCACACATTTTAAGATCAAGTAAAATCAGTCAAGTTAAGTTTTTGTTGCTCCACTTATTTGTCGTGATTCAAATAGAGCATCTCTTCGCAGGGCAGAAGCTCCGGGGATTTGGTGGGAATTTGGCTGCttcaaactgcaaaaaaaacaaacttggcATGTATTTGAAGGAATGAGTCCACAATTAGCACCCGTACTTTGATTATTTATGCAACGGTTGGTGCAATATTAGTCACACAAATGTTTTATAACATCCTCAGAAATGTAAATTCTCACAAAATATGGaatgttgttgttctgttttAATCTTGTTGTGTGTCCAATCTTTCATACACAATTACTTATTTAGGGTGGACAGGTTTATATGTATAGAagattttaaatgcttttcttttcattgacaCAGTAAATGCATACATAACAATGAAATACAGCAAAATAACAGTGTGTATtagatgaaaatgtttttaattgttttaatttaacagAATTAGTTTAGCACATTTCCTCCTCCAAATGAAACTCGTAGCATTACGGTCACATTACCGCATTACACGCAACACATGAACtaaacgtgtgtttgtgcgcagGGTGGAGCGCTCCACAGACCAGGTGATGAAGCCGGTGAACACGGATGCCCTCTCCAAGTGGGTCGGTCACATTCCCTCTGACGTGATAAACGACATGGCTGAAATCGCCCCCATGCTGGCTCGCCTGGGCTACGACCCCTACGCCAACCCTCCCGACTACACGAGACCGGAGCCCGTGTTGTCTCTGTTCAATTACTCACAGGTGAGGTTAAAAAACTGATCTGAGGAAGAACAGAATCACaggtcattattttttttaaacttttttaatAAACAGGAAAATACCcagatttcttttcttaaatgaaAATTAAATGCTAAATTGTTTAATCCGACTTGTCAAATAATAATACGATTGCCAAATATGTGTGGtactgaagagaaagaagactGAGCTTTTCTTTGACTTACACAATGTTGTCTTTACTCTTCACAATGTCCAAGGGAAACACCAGCAGCCCAGTTCTTGCACACATAGTATCTCTGTCGCTGCTGTAACCCTGAAGCGTAGTACGTAACCCAACTATAGATCCAGCTTTAATCACTACtccaaataacaacaacaacattatttcCCACTCACCCCTACTGGGCTCTGGTCATGCAGATACCTTAAAGGTGCTCTATACAAGATTGGAGCATTTTGATTGCTTCCAACAAGGACACGGCAGAGCCGGCTGCTcgcagctaacagtgctaactgGGCTAACAGGGCTATCGGGGCTAATACAGCAAAGGTGCTtccagagctaacagtgtttactcaAGGGTTAACCAATGGGAGGGTGCGACGCCATCGGTCGGTCGGAAGCAGCGTTATCAGCTAAAACCGCCgcatgagagcagtgcagagcatcAGCTGTGAGCTAGCCAGTGGGAGACGACTCCACTCTATCTGGACTTAGAtaattgttgtttgctgctatattattGCTCTGAATTCTGTGTACTGCACCTTTTTAACTGTTGAAGATCCTTCAAAGCGCCACAGTTGGAGGATGACGTTTTGACGTGTGATTTACAATCATAAATCATTTTCTCTGTCAGCTTTTGATAATTGCAGTCATACTAAAAACGTTGTGTCTTTGCTTTCCACAGAATTTGAAATCGGCAGAGACTCCACACCCCAGTTAAACGAAAGAGAAAAGTTTGGCTTCGGTGCTCCACGATATTGATGCACCTTAAAGACAGACTTACAGTTCAGCAGTAATTACACCTCACAGGAAAAATTTTAAAGTGTTCCATGTGTATTTTTGGATTGTTTGTAAGACTAATGTGCGGTGTTAGTGTCTGAACACTGTAGAGCGACTCATCAAGTGGTTTGGGTTTTATATCTCATGTGGACTACCTGCTCGCGACGGTCTCTCTAACCGACAGTATTACACGTCCTCTCCCCTCGTACCTGAAAGTATTTCTATCTGTCTGTAAAGTTGTATGATTCAGCACAAATGTGACTGTGACTTTAGACTAATATTTCACTTACTGAGAGttcagtcagtgttcatgaagcaTAATGACTGtatatttttaaagatgtatttttattttcttaataaatTATTTTGGTGTTGACCATTCAGGAATCTAAAGTTGTTTATTCtgaattgagttttttttattgttgtatattgttggTCATGAATAAAAATAGTCTAAATGTctctttatgtatttaatttaatgaggTCGGTGTATTTTGTTCCCCAATTATTCAGTTGCCCACCTTACTCACTCATACTGCGTGTAaactgcatgtgtgcatgcatttcTGACAGTTTGACATAAACAGTCAGACTTCACTTTTGATGGTTCAGTAGAAATAATCTCCAAAGTTACATGTAGTCAAACTTTTTTGGACTTTAATGTAACACATTTAAACGTGCAATAGAGTGGGCTGCTTGGTGATAAAGAGAAAAATATCAACCAAATTATAGTTTAAACTGTAATTATATGCTTATAGGATTAGACCTCAGAATGAGCTTCATTTGATGCAATGATCAAGCTACACTCCGACATTGAAGGCCAACATGCATCCGACTGCTGCTGTGATAAACAGTTCAAATATTCAAAATGGAGCTGCATGGTCCACTAGATTTATCATCAGAACATGTCAAACACATATTTCTAAAACTAAAATTAAGCCGGCAGCATCTTTCTTAAATTGTTGTTTAAAAATAGTTCAAATAAATtaagtgtctttttttcattgatCATTGAGCTAAAGTGACCTTTGCCCTTTACCAGAGTAGGCCGCTGTACCTGCTGGTCTCTGGATGTGAAcatgacatgcactgtgttttGTTCCTCTGTTGGTGGGTGGGGACCACGACACCACACACCCCTTCTGCTTGCCAGTGTATGGTGAA from Cyclopterus lumpus isolate fCycLum1 chromosome 14, fCycLum1.pri, whole genome shotgun sequence encodes the following:
- the LOC117742641 gene encoding protein-tyrosine sulfotransferase 1-like gives rise to the protein MRNTRSSLLLGCMLLCSASLIYLGMSGIDCPPKSHRYRWMELNMGSANQSLSLNEHFPEDTPLIFIGGFPRSGTTLMRVMLDAHNAVRCGEETRVIPRLLAMRATWSRSVKERIRLDEAGVTDQVLDSAVRAFLLEVIVGHGEPAPRLCNKDPFALKSLSYLSRIFPKAKFVLMLRDGRATVHSMISRKVTISGFDLTSYRDCLTKWSSAVETMFSQCQAAGESRCLPVRYEQLVLHAEEEMRKLLHFLELQWDPSVLHHEELIGKAGGVSLSKVERSTDQVMKPVNTDALSKWVGHIPSDVINDMAEIAPMLARLGYDPYANPPDYTRPEPVLSLFNYSQNLKSAETPHPS